AGTCTCGAAAGACTGACGGCCTTGAACACCGTCGGGGCCGGCACCGGCCACTCGCCCGCCATCCGGCGCAGAGCCGGCTGAACGAACTGGTAGAACGTCACCATGGCCGCTACCGGATTTCCCGGCAGGCCGAAGAAGGCGGCGTGGCCGATGGCGCCGACAGTGATGGGCCGACCCGGCTTCATCGCGATCTTCCAGAATTCGGTGCATCCCGTCCGATCCAGCGCTTCCCGCACCAGGTCGAATTCACCCACGGAAACTCCGCCGGTCGATACGATCGCGTCCGCTTCGGCGGACGCCTGGGCCAACACGGCCTCCAACCGTTGCCGGTCGTCACCGACGATGCCGAATTCGCGTACTTCGGTTCCCAAGCGCTTCAGCATGCCGAACAGGGTATAGCGGTTGCTGTCGTACAGGCAGCCTTCCCTCGGCGCTTCTCCCGGCTCCTGCAACTCATCCCCGGTGGTGAACAGCGCGACCCTCAACTTGCGGTAAACCGAGACTTGCGCCTGCCCCTGCCCCGCCAAAATTCCCAAGTCGGCGGGCACCACGCGCCGCCCCTGCGCCAACACAATCTGGCCGATGGCAACGTCCTCCCCCGCTTGCCGTACATTCTGGCCCGGCTTTTCCCCCGAACCGACTAGCACCCGGCCATCTTCGGCAACGACATGTTCTTGCATGACGACGGTATCGGCCGCCACCGGCATCACGGCACCGGTAAAGATCCGCACGCACTGTCCCGCCCCCACCGCGCCGTGGAACGGCGCGCCTGCACGCGATACACCGATGACTTCCAGGCGGCGCTGTCCTGATGATGGCAAATCCGCACCCCGCAGGGCATAGCCATCCATCGCCGAATTCGGCGCCGCCGGGACGGCAACCGTGGCACGGACATCCGCCGCCAGCACCCGGCCCAGCGCGGACCGCAGATCTACGGTCTCGGTTTCCGCTACGGGATGCACAGCGTCCAGAATGCGGGTCTGTGCGACCTCTACCGTCAATGCACTGGGGTCGTAGTCGTCTTTACAGGTAATGGCTTGGATGGCGGAGTTCATGAGGAGGCAGGGAACTGAGTCTTTGTTCAAATTGGCCGCACTGCTGGTGCGTGGGGCGGGAATGATAGCGCTATCATCCCCGCGCTCGAAAGGCGGCTATGCCGTCTTCTTGAACCGAGCCGCCTCCTCCGACCCTCCGGTCGCATCGCCTTTGCTGTATGAGTGCGCCCCCATGCCGGCCAGCTTTCCGCCGTCGACGATCAGATATTCTTCCCGGATGGGACGGGCATCGAACCAGCATTCGAGCACTTCCCGCACCCCCGCGGCATAGCGGGCCTGTGCGGACAGGCTGGTGCCGGAGATATGCGGCGTCATGCCGTGGTAAGGCATGCTCCGCCACGGGTGGTCCTGCGGCGCCGGCTGAGGGAACCAGACGTCGCCGGCGTAGCCGGCCAACTGGCCGCTTTCCAGCGCAGAGGCGATAGCGTCACGGTCGCAGATCTTGCCGCGCGCGGTATTGATGACGTAAGCCCCGCGCTTCATCTTGGCCAACATCACCTCGTCGAACATGTGTTCCGTTTCCGGATGCAGCGGACAATTGATGGTGACCACGTCGCACACCCGGATCATCGATTCGACGTTCGGATGGAAAGTCAAATTCAGCTCTTGCTCGACTTCCGGCGCCAGACGATGGCGGTCGGTGTAATGCAGCTTGACGTCGAAAGGCTTCAAACGCCTCAGCACCGCCAGACCTATGCGTCCTGCGGCGATGGTCCCAACCGCCATGCCCTCCAGGTCGTAGGACCGCGCGACACAGTCGGCGATATTCCAGCCCCCCTTTACCACCCATTGGTACGACGGAATGTAGTTGCGCACCAGCCCCAAGATCATCATGACCACATGTTCAGCCACACTGATGCTGTTGCAGTAGGTGATCTCGGCGACAGTGATGCCGCGCTCCATCGCCGCCTGCAGATCGACATGATCCGAACCGATGCCAGCAGTCAACGCCAGCTTCAACCTAGGCGCCTTGGCGATCCGCTCACGGGTCAGGTAGGCCGGCCAGAACGGCTGGGAAATCACGATGTCGACGTCGTGCAGATGCCGATCCAGCTCGCAACCCTCCCCGTCCTTGTCCGAAGTCACGATGAGGGTATGGCCCTGAGCCTCAAGAAATTTCCGCAGGCCCAATTCACCCGAAACGCTGCCCAGAAGGTGACCGGGCAAGAAATCAATCGCCTCGGGACTGGGAGCGGTCTGCCCGTCGGGATAAACCCGAATCTCCGGGATGGAATCACGCGCATAGGATTGCGGATAGCCGTCGACTGGGTCGTCGTACAGCACACATACGATTTTAGCCATGACACTTACTCCAAAAACTGAAATTGTCTCCGGCGTCCTGAGTGGACTGCCGTCCTTGATCGGGAGTGATCAAGTGAGAAACATTCTCAACGTCGAAACAGGGAGCAAGCCAATCGTTTGCGACAATCGTTCAATAACTCACACTTATCAAAGCATCCAGCCGAGATTGCAGGCCCAGGTTTTCGGCGAGCACCCAAGCTTCGGCAAGAATAGGGGGCAGCAGTTGGTGATTGCGCGCCACCAAACCAATTTGCCGGGAAAGTTCGGGCCGCACAGGAATCGCCACCACTTCCTGCCGCATCTCGAATAGCGTCAACAGGCTATGAGGAACGACGGAATAAAGACCGGCACAGCGGACATGGGCGTAAAGCGCGAACACCGAGTCTGTCTCGACCATGACCCGAGGCGTAGCGCCTGCGTCACGGAAAGCCGCATCGATCAATCTGCGGTTCTGCATGTTGGCGGAAAGCAGGCAAAGAGGAAGCTCAGCCGCCTCCTGCCAGCCAATGGTCTGTCCCGAAGCGACTTCCGCGCCGTCCCGGGCCAGCAGCACATGGGTTTCGCGGTACAGCGGCAAAACACGGAATCCCCGCAGGCGGAGATCCTCAAGGTACGTCAGACCAAGATCGAGTTCGAAGGCATCGAGGCCGCGGATGAGTTCTTCCGCGCACAAAGCGCTCACGCTCAAACGGATGCCGGGATGGACCCGCTGCAGGGATTCGGTGAACAAAGGCGAAACTGGCAGGGTGGTCGGAATGGCCCCCAGCCGCAGTACCCCGCTCAAACTGCCGCGAAGCTGTGCTGCCGCTTGCCGCATGCCGTCACAGTCCGCCTGAACCCGCCGTGCCCATTCGAGCAGGCGCTCACCTTCCGGAGTAAATCCTTGAAAACGCTGACCGCGCTGGATGAGCATCACGCCCAGCTCGGCTTCGAGATTCTGAAGTGCGATGGAAAGCGCCGGTTGCGAGACATGGCAACTTTCGGCGGCGCGTCCGAAATGCCCGGTCTTGGCCAAGGCGACGAGATAGCCGATCTGGCGTATGAACATGGTTGTCCCCGCTCTAAACAGGCAGGTATTCCACGATAGCCATCCCGATGATGCTGGCTAATGCCGAATATGCGCCGTAAAACCTGAAAAACTGCGGTGAGTTTCCGACCGGCAACGCCCGTTGCGCTACCGGCCGGACTTAGGGACGTCGGGACAGGTATCCCGAGTGCGGCCGATTATTTCTTGGGCTGGGCCGCGGGAGCGGAAGTCCCTGCTGGCGCTGCCGCCGGCTTGGCGGCGGCAGGTTCCTGACCCTCCGGTGAGCCGGCCGGAGCCGCCGCAGGGGAAGCCTCGGAGGCCGGCGCCGGCGTCGCAAAGCGCTCGACCTTTGCCTTCGCCATCAGATCATCGATGTACTGATGCAGTTTCTGCGTCTGCAACATGGACTTGATCTGCTCCTTTACGGCATCGAACGCCGGTGGAGCGGACTCCCGCGACTCCTCGCGCTGGATCACGTGCCAGCCGAACTGCGTCTGTACGGGCGCCTGGGTGATCTCTCCGTTTTTCAGACTCTCGACAGCGGCGGAGAAGGGTTGAACCATCTGCTGAGGGCTGAACCACCCCAGTTCGCCGCCTTCGTTCTTGGAGCCCGGGTCCTTCGAAAATTTCTTCGCGAGGTCTTCAAACTTTGCACCTTTGCCGAGCTTGGCGATGATGTCCTTCGCCAAGTCTTCCTTGTCGACCAGGATGTGGCGGGCACGGAATTCGGCGCGCTGCATGGCGCCGACACGGTTGTCATACTCCTTCTTGAGCTCCTCATCGGAAACGGTGAGGTTTTTCATGAAATCCTCGGCCGCGACCTGCGACAGAATCACCCTTTCGGCGTTGTCAATCCGCGCCTGGTATTCCGGATTCTTGGTCAATTGCTTGGCCACCGCATCCTGCCGCAGCAGTTCGCGCTTAACCAGCTCGTCGACGATCTTATCTTCCGAAACGTCGCCGCTGCGACGCTGAGCGAGTTCCGATTTGATGGCGCCGACCTCAGCCTTTGTGATGGCCGTTCCATTGACGCTGGCCACCGAATTCTCCGGTGTCGCAACGACGCCGGCCTTGGCTGCGGACGCCTGGGATTTCGGTGCTTCCGGAGCAGGCTGATTACAACCGGTCAAGGCGACTGCCAAGATCGCTGCGCCGCTGGCAAGAGTCTTTTTCATCAAGAATTTCCTGTTGTTTGATGTTCAGAAGGAGTCAAAGCTTTCATGCTGAGGGCATGAATTTCGTTGTGCATCATGTCATCCAACGCCGAATACACCATCCGGTGACGTTGCACCGGAGATTTCCCGTCGAATGCGGCTGACACGATTGTGGCATAGAAATGCCCACCGCCTGACGTCGCCCCCGCATGACCGGCATGGGATGCGCTATCGTCGGTGATTTCCAGATGAAGGGGCTCCAGCGCCCCCTGAATGCGTTCGCGAATCTGTTCGACCCGGCTGCTCATTTTGGGTATACCTGCCGAAAAGGTTTGACCACCACGCGGGCATAGACGCCGGCGCGACCATATGGATCTTCGTCCGCCCAGCGTTGCGCTTCTTCCAGGCTCGGAAATTCGGCGACGATGAGGCTGCCGGTGAAACCGGCCTCACCCGGATCCTCGCAATCGACTGCAGGATGCGGTCCTGCCAACACCAGCCGGCCTTCGTCCTGCAAACGGTCAAGCCGCTGCAGATGAGCCGGACGCGCGCCCTTGCGAAGCTCGAGGCTGCCGGGGTGATCTTCGCAAAGTATGGCGTACAGCACTTGCATCACTCCTCGGTTTTCGCTTCGGGAATGTGGCGCGCAAGGAAGATCGATTGGGCTACCACGAAAACCAGGGTCAGTCCCAGCATGCCGAACAGCTTGAAGTTGACCCAGGTTTCGGTATCGAAGCTATAGACGACGAACAGATTGGCGGCGCCGACGGCCATGAAGAATACGACCCAGGCCAGATTCAGCCGCTGCCAGATTTCCTTGGGGAGGTCGATCTGCTTGCCCATGATCCGTTCGATGAAAGTGCGCTCGCCGATGAACTGGCTCAGCAGAAATCCCGAACCGAACGCCCAGTTAAGGACGGTCGGCTTCCATTTGATGAACAGTTCATCCTGGAACACCAGGGTAGCTCCGCCGAAGCCGGCAATCAGGACCAGGGTCACCAGGTGCATCGGTTCGATCTTGCGGGTCCGGTACCACGCGATACCAACCTGCAACAAAGTTGCGGCGATGGCCACCGCCGTGGCGATGAAGATGCCCTGAAACTTGTAGGCTACAAAAAACAGAATGATGGGGAAGAAATCGAACAGCAGTTTCATCGGTACTCGAGTATTTAGAAAGGCGCCGGATACAGCCCTCGCCTTCCGGCGTCGCCGCCTGCTGGATCGGACTGCATCGAAATCGCCGAGCAGAGGCAGTTCATAAAAGGCATAGTTTACACATCCCGGTGACGGCGGGCATTATGATCTTGATCCGAATTCAACCTTCACTTCCTTCATGGACCAAGAGCAACGTACAGAAATTGAAGCGCGGGCGTTCCGCCGCCTCGTCGCCCATCTCCAAACCCATACCGAGGTCCAGAACATCGACCTGATGATTACCGGGGACTTCTGCCGCAACTGCCTGGCGAAATGGTACAAGGCGGCGGCGGACGAAATCGGCGAAGAGCTTCCGTATGCCGACGCGCTTGCCGCCATCTATGGCATGTCCTACGACGAATGGAAAACCCGCTTCCAAACCGATGCCTCGCCCGAGCAATTACGGCAATACGAGGAAAAGCAGAAGCGCAAAGAAGCCCCTTCGGCCTAGCCAGCCCGCTTGTGTTCGATCAATTCGATCCGGTAGCCGTCGGGATCCGCCACGAACGCAATGACCGTGGTTCCATGCTTCATGGGGCCGGGTTCGCGCACGATCTCGCCCCCTGATGCCCGTATCCGGTCCACGGCCGTGTGGATGTCATCCACGCCCAGTGCAATATGGCCGAAGCCTGTGCCCAAATCGTACTCGTTCACGCCCCAGTTGTAGGTCAGTTCGATCACCGCGTCGTGCGCCTCGTCTCCGTAGCCTACGAACGCCAGGGTAAATTCGCCGTCCGGAAACTCCATCTGCCGCAGCAATCGCATTCCCAGAACTTCGGTGTAAAACCTGAGGGACTTCTGAAGATCCCCAACTCGCAGCATGGTATGCAAAATACGCATGGTTTTTTGTTCCTTCTTTTCGCCATCGTGACCGGCCGAGGAATCCGGTGCGGAGATGATAGCGCGGTGGGGGGAGAAAAACCCCAGGTCCCCTTGCATGTTCCTCCCCGCCGGTACGACGGGCCCAGCGGGCAGACCTGTCCCGACGCATCGTTCCGAAACCGGGCTGCGACTCCACTTTGAAGAATCGCACACAGCTTAAACGGCGCCACGCCCGAGCGCCGATCAAGAAATTACTCCGCCGGCCACCCCGAATCTCCGAGCCGAAGCATGAAAGCGGATCGGCAGGAAGTGCCTGAGTCCGGAATGCCCAGGTCGGGCCAGCCGCATTTTTTCGCGGTGTAACCCGACTGAAAGCCAACCGATCCTGATTTTCTGGCGCCCGATCCCGGCCGGTAGGGCGTCTCCGGGATGGGGCGATATCCTATTGGCAACTCATGGCGTCGTTGTCCCAATGGGTCGGCAGGCCGCACACGACGATGTTGACGCCCTGCATCGTCTGCCGTCCCTGACCGTCCGTGGCGACGACGGTGTAGCTAAAGCCATCGCCGTTGCTCAGGTCGGTGGGCGCCTGGTAGGTGATGACGCCGTTGGCATCGATGGTCATGCTGTCCGGGGCATCCATCAGGCTCAAGGTGAACGGCCCTCCGTTCGTGTTCCTGGCGACCACCTGGTACGTGAAGACCGCGCCGGCGTCGACGCCCAATACAGGCGGGGGATCGATCACCACCGGTCCCTGGCAATTGCCGTTATCCCAACGCATCCCGGCCTCGCAGACATTGAGCTGGAAGAACTGGCTGGCCGTGGCCGGCGGGACGGCGTTATCGGTGGCGGTGATGGTGATGTCGACGACGGGGTTGTCTGGGTTGTAGACGGCGACCCAGTCGATCTGCCCGGTCTGCGGATTTATCGTCATGCCCTCCGGAGCGCTGCTCAAGCCATAGGAGATCGGCAGGCCCATGAGGTGAGTGGCGGCCGCCTGGTAGGTGAAGTGATCGCCCCCTACCGCGCCCATGTTCTGC
This portion of the Methylococcus mesophilus genome encodes:
- a CDS encoding YciI family protein; its protein translation is MLYAILCEDHPGSLELRKGARPAHLQRLDRLQDEGRLVLAGPHPAVDCEDPGEAGFTGSLIVAEFPSLEEAQRWADEDPYGRAGVYARVVVKPFRQVYPK
- a CDS encoding DUF1244 domain-containing protein; the protein is MDQEQRTEIEARAFRRLVAHLQTHTEVQNIDLMITGDFCRNCLAKWYKAAADEIGEELPYADALAAIYGMSYDEWKTRFQTDASPEQLRQYEEKQKRKEAPSA
- the gloA gene encoding lactoylglutathione lyase; its protein translation is MRILHTMLRVGDLQKSLRFYTEVLGMRLLRQMEFPDGEFTLAFVGYGDEAHDAVIELTYNWGVNEYDLGTGFGHIALGVDDIHTAVDRIRASGGEIVREPGPMKHGTTVIAFVADPDGYRIELIEHKRAG
- a CDS encoding BolA family protein, producing the protein MSSRVEQIRERIQGALEPLHLEITDDSASHAGHAGATSGGGHFYATIVSAAFDGKSPVQRHRMVYSALDDMMHNEIHALSMKALTPSEHQTTGNS
- a CDS encoding foldase protein PrsA; translated protein: MKKTLASGAAILAVALTGCNQPAPEAPKSQASAAKAGVVATPENSVASVNGTAITKAEVGAIKSELAQRRSGDVSEDKIVDELVKRELLRQDAVAKQLTKNPEYQARIDNAERVILSQVAAEDFMKNLTVSDEELKKEYDNRVGAMQRAEFRARHILVDKEDLAKDIIAKLGKGAKFEDLAKKFSKDPGSKNEGGELGWFSPQQMVQPFSAAVESLKNGEITQAPVQTQFGWHVIQREESRESAPPAFDAVKEQIKSMLQTQKLHQYIDDLMAKAKVERFATPAPASEASPAAAPAGSPEGQEPAAAKPAAAPAGTSAPAAQPKK
- the moeA gene encoding molybdopterin molybdotransferase MoeA, whose amino-acid sequence is MNSAIQAITCKDDYDPSALTVEVAQTRILDAVHPVAETETVDLRSALGRVLAADVRATVAVPAAPNSAMDGYALRGADLPSSGQRRLEVIGVSRAGAPFHGAVGAGQCVRIFTGAVMPVAADTVVMQEHVVAEDGRVLVGSGEKPGQNVRQAGEDVAIGQIVLAQGRRVVPADLGILAGQGQAQVSVYRKLRVALFTTGDELQEPGEAPREGCLYDSNRYTLFGMLKRLGTEVREFGIVGDDRQRLEAVLAQASAEADAIVSTGGVSVGEFDLVREALDRTGCTEFWKIAMKPGRPITVGAIGHAAFFGLPGNPVAAMVTFYQFVQPALRRMAGEWPVPAPTVFKAVSLSRLRKRPGRVEFQRGIVEPDREGRMVVRKTGQQGSGILSSMSQANCFIVLPLDSGPVEPGSLVDVQPFFGLV
- a CDS encoding LysR family transcriptional regulator, with translation MFIRQIGYLVALAKTGHFGRAAESCHVSQPALSIALQNLEAELGVMLIQRGQRFQGFTPEGERLLEWARRVQADCDGMRQAAAQLRGSLSGVLRLGAIPTTLPVSPLFTESLQRVHPGIRLSVSALCAEELIRGLDAFELDLGLTYLEDLRLRGFRVLPLYRETHVLLARDGAEVASGQTIGWQEAAELPLCLLSANMQNRRLIDAAFRDAGATPRVMVETDSVFALYAHVRCAGLYSVVPHSLLTLFEMRQEVVAIPVRPELSRQIGLVARNHQLLPPILAEAWVLAENLGLQSRLDALISVSY
- a CDS encoding septation protein A, with protein sequence MKLLFDFFPIILFFVAYKFQGIFIATAVAIAATLLQVGIAWYRTRKIEPMHLVTLVLIAGFGGATLVFQDELFIKWKPTVLNWAFGSGFLLSQFIGERTFIERIMGKQIDLPKEIWQRLNLAWVVFFMAVGAANLFVVYSFDTETWVNFKLFGMLGLTLVFVVAQSIFLARHIPEAKTEE
- a CDS encoding NAD-dependent formate dehydrogenase codes for the protein MAKIVCVLYDDPVDGYPQSYARDSIPEIRVYPDGQTAPSPEAIDFLPGHLLGSVSGELGLRKFLEAQGHTLIVTSDKDGEGCELDRHLHDVDIVISQPFWPAYLTRERIAKAPRLKLALTAGIGSDHVDLQAAMERGITVAEITYCNSISVAEHVVMMILGLVRNYIPSYQWVVKGGWNIADCVARSYDLEGMAVGTIAAGRIGLAVLRRLKPFDVKLHYTDRHRLAPEVEQELNLTFHPNVESMIRVCDVVTINCPLHPETEHMFDEVMLAKMKRGAYVINTARGKICDRDAIASALESGQLAGYAGDVWFPQPAPQDHPWRSMPYHGMTPHISGTSLSAQARYAAGVREVLECWFDARPIREEYLIVDGGKLAGMGAHSYSKGDATGGSEEAARFKKTA